The nucleotide window CGCCGAGAACGTGGAGATACTTGAGCAGCAGATAGGTCACGGCAGGCGGCCCCAGGAGAGCGGGCTTTCCTCTTCGCATCCGCAGCAGGCGGGATCAACCCGGCAAGCGGACGACCCGCCACTCGCAAATCGGGTCGAGCCGGCCGGACGGCCTTCGTTAAATGCGCGCATCACCGCCAGCGGAGCCTGCCATGCGCGCCCTCGACAGACTTGTCGCCTCTTCCTACGGACTGAACATCGCCGACCAGATCGCGCTGGTGGCCGTGCCCATCGTCGCCGCAACCGCCTTCGGTGCCGGGGCCAGCACCATCGGCCTGCTGGTCGCGTGCCAATCGATGGCGCATCTGGTGGGCAGCCTGCCCTTCGGCGTGCTGGTCGACCGCATCCAGCCGCGCAGCGCGGTGCTCGCCTCGGCGGTGCTGTCGCTTGCCGGCTTTGCGGCGGCGGCACTCGCCATCGCGGCCGGGGCGATCCTGCCCTTTGCCGGGGCGATCGCGCTCGCCGGCCTCGGCATCGTGCTCTACGGGCTGGCGAGCCTGTCGATCCTGCCGCGGATCGTGACGCAGGCCGAGCTCGCCGGTGCCAACGCGGCGATCTCCCTGCCCCGCTCGGTCGCCTCGCTGGCCGTGCCGCTCGCCCTCGGGCTGATGCTGGGCGTGACGGGCGCCGCCGCCGTGTTCTGGGCCGCGGCCGCCTGTGCACTGTCGGCGCTGGTGCTGACCGTGCGCCTGCCGATCTTTGCCTTGCGGCCCGCGCAGCGCGAGGCGCTGATCCAGCAGCTGGCGAAGGGCGCCGGCTTCGTGCTGCGCCACCCGATGCTGCTGCCGATCACCCTTTGCGCCGTGTTCTGGAACTTCGCCTTCTCCATGCTGGTGGTGCTGGCCGTGCCGGTGATCACCCAAGCCCATGGCGGAGAGGCGACGCTCTTTGCCAGTGCGATGGCCGCCTTCGGCCTCGCCTCGGTCGCCGGCACCTTCGTGGCGGGACGGGTCGCAGGCAGCCTCGCCCCGCGCATCGTGCTGATGTTCGGCCCCGGCAGCTCGGCGCTCGCCGCCTTGATGCTGCTGATGCTGCCGGAAAGCAATCCCGGCCCGCTGCTGATGGCGGCGTTCTTCGTGCTCGGCTTCGGCCCGTCGATGTGGCTGGTGACGCAGAACACGGTGCGCCAGCTGGTGACGCCGGCGCAGATGCTGGGACGGGTCAACGCGGTGATCCAGACGGCGATCTACGGCACGCGGCCGCTCGGCGCGCTGGCGGGCGGGGCCATCGGCACGGCGGCCGGCCCGCAAGCCGGGCTGATCGTGGTGGCGGTCCTGTTCGCCCTGTCCTTTGCCGTGGTGCTGGCGAGCCGGCTGACGACGGTCGCCGACTACGGCGCGCTGGCGATTGCGGAGGAGAGTGCGTGAGGAGAGCACTCCCTTGGTAACGGAGAGGCCGCGGGTTCAGCCCCGGCCGCGACAGGGCGGCACGCCCTGCACGCCGTCCGTCGCCAGAAAGCGGCAAGGCGCCCCTGTAGCGTGCGCGGAAGATGCGGCAAACCGGTGGGAGTCAGTGTTAGTCCCAGTCGATCAGTTCCGCATGCTGCTCGAACAGCCCAGCGAGTTGATCGACAGTGATCAGGTTCGCCATCAGGTCCTTGATCGGCTGGGCGAAGAACCGCGGTCCGGGCTCGCTAAGGTCGACGCCGTTGTGCTGCAGAAACAGGGACGCAGCCAGAAAGCAGACGCGCTTGTTGCCGTCGCCGAAGGCATGTGCCTTGCCGATGCCGAACGCATGCTCCGCCGCCAGAACCATCAGGTCGTTCTGGCCTTCGAAGGCCCACTTGTTGCGGGCGCGATAAAGGCCGGCTTCCAGATCGCCGATCTTGTGGGGATAGAGCTCGATGAAATGGCCGGGAAATTCCGCCTCGATTGCCCGGACGATGACGTCGATGTCCTGAAGCGTGAGCCAAGTCGGCTCGATCATTCGCCGAGCGCCTTGAGGGTCTCGGCGAAACGCTTCACGTCCCGGCGGACGATCTCCTCGCTGGATCGGCGCGGCGCACCGTCCTTGCGGGCCCGCAGGACATCCTCCGCGCTGAACTTCGGCGCAGGACGGCCCTCGCCGTCGCGGGCCTCGCCCGGACGCTCATCCACCTTGGGATCGTCGGCCATCGTCGCACCTCGTTGCCTGGCGGATGCCGGATCCGCGGGGATCATCTTACGCCCGCGCCGGGAATAACTGCAAGAACGCGGCACTCTTGCGGGATATGGGACGGGATCAGGGCGCCGACCAGGGCGGGACGCGGAAGGTCTCGACCAGGTAGTCGATGAAGAGGCGCGTGCGCGGCAACAGCTGGCGCTCGGGCAGGTAGACCGCGTGGAAGGCGGTGTCGTCGCGCACCTGGTACTCGCTCAGCAAGGGCACCAGGTCGCCGCGCGCGATGGCCGGATTGGCCAGATGCTCGGCCATGCGCATGACGCCGTGGCCGGCAAGGCAGATCTGCGCCAGGGAAAAGCCGTTGGCGCTGCGGAAGTCGCCCTCGACCGCCACGGTCTCGACGACGCCGTCCACCAGGAACGGCCAGCGGTTGAGATGGCCGCGCCGCCCCTCCCACATCAGGCAGTTGGCGCGGGCAAGATCGCGCGGATGCGCGATGGGCCCGTGCGCGACAAGATAGGCGGGCGCGGCGACGACGACCCGCTGCAGGTCGCAGAGCTTGCGGCTCATCAGCGAGGAATCCTCCAGCCGCCCCATGCGCACGGCGACGTCGATGTTTTCCTCGATGAGATTGGCGAAGCGGTCGGTCAGCGACAGGGCGAGGGTCAGGCCCGGATGCCGCTTCAGGAAGTCGGGAATGCGCGGCACGATCTGGTCGGTGCCGAAGGCGATGGGCGCGCTGACGCGCAGCTCGCCGGCCGCCGCCCGCGTGGCCGAGGACACCTCCCCTTCCGCCGCCTCCACCGTGTCGATGGCGCGCACGCAGGCCTCAAAATAGGTCTGCCCCTCGTCGGTGAGCCGATGGCCGCGGGTCGAGCGGTGCAGCAGCTTGACGCCGAGCCGCTTTTCCAGCCCCGAAACGCTCTGGCTGACGAAGGGCTGGCTGACGCGCAGCATGTCGGCGGCATGGCGGAAGCCGCCTGCCTCGACGACCGCGCGGAACACCCGCATTTCCAGCAGACGATTGTCCTTCATGCCCCGTCCGTGTCTCCCTCGCCCCCCTCACCGCCCCTCTCGGGCAGCGGGCCAGACTAGCAAGGCGGGCGGGCGGCGTCAGCCGGGGGACGAAAAAAGAGACGGCCGGGCGCACGGGACGCACCGGCCGTGAAGTAGGGCAAAACAGGGCAGACACTCGTCAGTCGAACAGGCGTCAGTCGGCCACGTGTCAGTCGAACATGTCTCAGTCGAACATGTCCGGGCAATCCTGGACCAGCTGGTCCCAGATGGTCTGGAAATGCAGCCAGCCGATATATTCGCTGCCGACATGCTCGCGGCTGTAGCGGGCGCGGTCCTCGCGGATGTAGATCGGCGGGATGCCGGCCGCGGCAATCGCCAGCTGCTGCTGGCAGCAGCGCTCCAGCGCGATGAACCAGAAGGCCGCCGCCTCGATGCTGTGGCGGCTCGCCGTCAGCAGGCCGTGGTTCTGGTGGATCGCCGCCTTGACGCCCTTGAAGGCGGTCGCGACGTTGGACCCGGCATGGTTCTCGACCGCGACCGCACCGGCCTCGTCGCCGATGATGACATGGTCCTCGAAGAAGGCGCAGGCATCCTGGGTGATCGGCTCGATGGGCCGGCCGAGCGCGGCATAGGCGGTGCCGTAGACCGTGTGCGCATGGCACATGGCGATGATGTCGGGATGCGCCTCGTGCACATTGGCATGCAGGACGAAGCCGGCCCGGTTCACCGCATGGGTGCCCTCGATGACGTTGCCCTCATGGTCGACGAGGATCAGGTTCGACATCTTCACCTTGTCGAAATGGATCGCCATCGGGTTGGTCCAGTAGAGCTCCGGACGCTCCGGATCGCGCACGGTCAGATGGCCGGCGAAACCGTAGTCGAAGCCCTGCCGGGCGAAGGCGCGGCAGGCGCCGACGAGGCGCTCCTTGCGGTGGCGGCGCTCGTCCTCGACGCTCTCGAACGAGGGCTCGTACGGGAAGATCAGGCCTTCCTGCTCCGGCTGGTAGATCGAAACCCGTCCCTTGAGATCCAGCATGTCGTTCCCTCCTGAAGGCCGGCGCAATCCCGGCTCGCATCTCTCCCCATCTGGCTCGCATGCCCGCCGGAACGGGTCAATTCCGCCCCGGTGATAACTGTTATCGCCCGATTTCGCCCTCGGGGCCGCCCTATGTCAGGGCAAGCGTCAGGAAGGGAAACAGCGCGATCAGCGCGAGCGAGCCGAGCATGACAGCCATGAAGGGCACGGTGCCGAGGAAGATCTGCTCCACGCCGACGCTCGGGTCGGCCAGCGTGTTGTGCACCGTGAAGACGGAGATGCCGAAGGGCGGCGTCAAGAGGCCGATCTCCACCGCGATGACGGTGACGATGCCGAAATGGATGAGGTCGAAGCCCATCGACTGGGCGATGGGCGCGGCGATGGGCACCATGATCAGCAGGATCGAGCTGCTGTCGAGGATCATGCCGAGCAGCAGCAGCAGCACGACATAGAGCATGAGGAAGCCGTAAGGGCCGAAGCCGCTCATCCGCACCACGTCGCCGATGGCGTTGGGAATGCCGGCGACCGACAGCATGCGGCTGTAGAAGCCGGCCGCGATCAGCAGGATCAGGATGCCGACGGAGACCGTGCCGGTCTGCTTCAGGACCTCCCAGATGCGGTGGCGGTCGAGCTTGCGGCGGGCAAGCGCGATGACCAGCGCGCCGAAGGCGCCGACGCCGCCGGCCTCCGTCGGGGTGAAGAAGCCGCTGTAGAGGCCGCCGAGCACCAGGACGACGAGCAGCAGGATCGGCAGCAGCTTGACCGCGATCTCGCCCCCGCCCATCTCGCGCTCGCGGGTGGCCATGCGCGCGGCGGCGGACGGATCGGTGAAGACGAAGCCGGGACGGAAGCGGGCGAGCAGCATGATCACCGCGACGAAGCCCAACGCGAGCATCAGGCCGGGAATGACGCCGGCAACGAACATGCGCCCGATGGAGACCTCGGCGAGTACGCCGTAGATGATCAACAGCAGGCTCGGCGGGATCAGCATGCCGAGGACGGAACTGCCGGCGACGGTGCCGGCGGAAAAGCCCGCGCGGTAGCCGTGGCGGCGCATCTCCGGCACCGCGACGCGGGTGAAGACGGCGGCCGAGGCGATGGAGACGCCGGTGACGGCGGCAAAGACCGTGTTGGCGGCGACGGTGGCGACGCCGAGCCCGCCGGCGATCCGCCGCAGCAGGCTTTCGGCGACCTCGAACGTGTCGCGCCCGACATTGGAGACGCTGACGAGGAGCCCCATCAGCACGAAGAGCGGGATGGTGGCGAAGAGATAGTCGGCGATGCCGTTATAGGCGGTGATCGACAGGAGCCGCATGGCGAGCTCGAAATTGTCGCGGATGATCCACACGCCGGCAAAGGCGACGGCGAACAGCGCCACCGCGATCTGCATGCCCAGCAGCACCAGGAAGATGAGCGCGGCGATCAGCAGGACGCCGATGGTCAGGGCGGTCATGGACGGGCCTTCCGATAGGCAGAAAGATGCGAGACGGCGACCGCGAGATAGGCGGCGACGGCAAAGCCCGAGCCGATGACGATGATGGCGCGGAACGGCAGGGTGGGAATGGTGAAGACGCCCTGGACGCCGAAATACTCGCTGCCGCGCCAGGCGCCGACCGTATCCGGCCAGGCGGAATAGAGGATCGCCAGGAAGACGGCGGCGCCGACCAGCGAGAACAGCGCGTCGACCAGCGCCATCAGGCGAGGCGTCGCGCGCTCCAGCCCGCGCACGAAGAAGTCGGCCCGGGTCATCCGGCCGCTGAGAATGGCGGAGGAGACCTGCAGGAAGACGATGGCGACGACCGAGCGGGCGCAGACCTCGGCGACGCCGGTGATCGGGGCATTGAGCAGGTTGCGGCCGACCACGTCGGCGACGATGGCCAGCATCATCGCGAAGATCCAGATCGTGCCGATGGCGGCCAGCGCATTGGCGGCAAGCCCCAGCAGGCCGCCGCTCGCCGGTGGCGCACTCGCCTCGCCGGCCTCCAGGTCGATTTCCTCAGCCATCGTCTCCCCCGCTGGCTTTTCGCGTGATGCGCCGCTTGCCTCCCCCTGGCCGGCAAGCAAGTCCCGCCCGGCAAGCGGCCGGGCGGGACGGTCATTGCAGCGTCAGGATATTACAGACCTTCGTCCCATGCGCGCAGCGGCTCGATACCGCGCTCGCGCAGGGCCGCGAAATAGGCCTTGAGCACGGTCTTGGCCGGCTCGCCGCCGGTCGCCAGCCAGGGCTCGACGATGTTCGGCAGGTTGTTCACCCACTTGCGCTTCTCCTCCTCGGGAAGCTCGCGGATCTCCAGGCCCGCCGCCTGCATCTCGGTGATGGCGGTGGTCGCCTTCTCCGTGACATAGGCGCCGTGACGCTTGGAGGTCTCCTTGCCGGCGGCGCGGAACGCGGCCTGCACATCCTCCGGCAGACCGTCGAAGAAGGTCTTGTTGACGGCGATGCCGCCGAAATACATCGAGCCGATGCCGACGCGGGTGAGCTTCGGCGCGACCTCGTAGACGCGGGTCGGCAGAATGCCCGAGGCGAAGGACAGCGTACCCTCGGTCACGCCGGTCTGGATATTGGTGTAGTAGGTGGTCAGCGCGCCGTCGACGGGCGTCGCGCCGGTGTCGCGCAGCCAGTTGGCCGAGGTGCCCGGCGCGTTCAGCTTGCGGTTCTGCAGATCGGCGAGGCTGTTCACCTCGAACGTGGCATAGATGTCGTAGCTGTCGGTGATCAGCGACGACAGGTGCACCATGTTCTGCTCGGCCCAGCTGTCGCGCAGCTCCGGGAGTTCGTCGGTGAGCTTGTCGAAGATCTCGATCAAGAGCTCATGGTCGCCGGTGGCGAAGGGCGTGAAGTAGGTGACGTTCTGGAGCGGCATGGTGGCGCCCTCCCAGACCGTGCCGACCATGCCGACATCGACGATGCCGTCGCGCACCGCCTCGCGGGTGTCGGTGAACTTGTAGAGCGTGCCGCCGTAGGACTCGACCCAGTTGACCTTGTACTCGCCCTTTTCGGCGAGCAGGCGGTCGACCTCCGGCTGGAAGCCGTTCTTCATCGCCCAGGCCCAGATATTGGCCTCCGGATGGCTGGAGCCGATGTTGACGGTGATGGTCTGCTGGGCGCTGGCCGGAACGGCGAAGACCGTCCCCGCAAGCGCGGCTGCCACGATGAGATGCTGGAACTTCATGGTCTTCCTCCCCAGTTCGGCCCCGCCAGCGGACGGGGCCCGGCACCCTTGAGGGCGCGTTACACGACCCCGAGCGCAGCCAGGATCCTGGCCGGCGTGAAGGGCATTTCGGTCACCCGCCCTCCCAGCGGGCGCAAGGCGTCGTTGATGGCGTTCATCACGGCCGCCGGCGCGCCGGCGGTGCCGGCCTCGCCCGCGCCCTTGGCGCCGAGCACGGACTCCTTCGTCGGCGTCTCCACATGGCCGATCACCATGTCCGGCATCTCCGCCGCCATCGGCACGAGATAGTCAGCCATGTTGGCATTGAGCAGCTGGCCGTCCTCGTCGTAGTGGCACTCCTCGTAGAGCGCCCCGCCGATGCCCTGGACGATGCCGCCGCGGATCTGCTCGTCGACCAGCTGCGGGTTGATCACCCGGCCGCAATCCTCCACGCACCAGTGCTTCAGCAGCTTGACGAAGCCCGTTTCCGTGTCGACCTCGAGATAGCTCGCCTGGACGCCGTTGGTGAAGGCGAAGGGATAGTCCGAGGTGATGAAATGGCGGGTCTGCACCAGCTCGCGCGGCAGGCCCTTGGGCAGCGTGTCGCCGCGGAAATAGACGATGCGGCCGAGTTCCTCCAGCGGCATGCGCGCCTCGCCCGTGGCCTTGTCGGCGACCGCACCGTCGACGATGTCGAGCCCGTCGGCCGAGGCCTGCAGCATGGAGGCGGCGACGGTGAGGATGCTCTCCTTCAGCGCAAGGCCGGCCTGGAGCGCCGCCTCGCCGCCGATGCCGGCGCCGCGCGAGGCCCAGGTGCCGCCGCCATAGGGCGTCGTCTGGGTGTCGCCGGTGATCACCTTGACCCGCCCGACCGGCACGCCGACCGCCTCGGCGACGACCTGCGCCAGCATCGCCTCGGTGCCCTGGCCCTGCTCGGTAACACCCGACATGGCGACGACGCTGCCGTCCGGGTCCATGCGCACGGTGCAGCCGTCCTGCGCCGAGATGCGCGCACCGCCGATGCCATACATGAACGGGCTCGGGTTGGTCAGCTCGATGAAGCTGGCGATGCCGATGCCGCGATAAATGCCCTTCTCGCGCAGGGCCGCCTGCTCGGCCCGAAGGCCCTCATAGTCCATCAGCTCCAGCAGCTTGGCGAGCGAGGCGTGATGCGACAGGCCCTCGAAGCGCATGTTGGCCGGCGAGGTGTAGGGATAGGCATCGTCCGCAATCAGGTTGCGGCGGCGGATCTCGACCGGATCCATGCCCAGCGCCTCGGCCGCGAAGTCGACGAGGCCTTCGGTGATCGCCGCGGCGATGGGATGGCCGACGGCGCGATACTGGCAGGTCGGCGTCTTGTTCTGCAGCACCACGGTGGTGCGGGCCCGGTAGGCGGCGAAGTCGTAGGGGCCGCCGCACAGGTTGACCACCTGGTTGCCCTCGATGGCCGAGGTGCGCGGATAGACCGAGTACGGGCCGATGCCGGTCCAGTCGTCGACGTCGATGGCAAGGATCCGGCCCTCGCCGTCGACGGCGATGCGCGCGTCGATCTCGTGGTCGCGGGCGTGAATGTCGGTGGCGAAGCTCTCGATCCGGTCGGCGATGAACTTGACCGGCCGGCCCATCGCCTTGGCGATCGCCGCCGTTGCCATCTCGTCCGGATAGACGTGGACCTTGATGCCGTAGGAGCCGCCAACATCGCCGCAGATCACCCGGACCTTGCCTTCCGGCAGGTCGAGATGGCGGGCGATGATGCTCTGCATCATGTGCGGCGCCTGGGTGGAGTGATGGACGGTCATCTGGCCTTCGGCCGGATTGTAGTCCGCAAGGATCGAGCGCGGCTCGAGGCACACGCCGGTGTGACGGCCGGTCTTGAAGCTGGCCTCGACCACCGTGTGCGCCTCGGCGAAGACCGTGTCGACCTCGCCCTGCTCGTGCAGGCGGCGGAAGGTGAGGTTGTCGCCGAGATCAGGATGGATGAGCGGCGTTTCCGCGTCGAGCGCGGTGCGGATGTCGGTGACGACGGGCAGCGGATCGTACTCCACCTCCACCAGCGCCGCCCCGTCCTCGGCCGCCGCGCGGCTGTCCGCGACGACGGCGACGACCGCCTCGCCGGTCCAGGTGACCCGGTCGACGGCCAGCGCGTGCTGGGGCGCCGACTTCAGCCCCTTGAGATGGGCGAGCACCGCCACCCAGGGCGTGCAATGCTCGGCAAGCTCGGTGCCGGTGAAGATGCGGCGCACGCCGCGCACGGCGCGAGCCTCCTGCGTGTCCACCGACAGGATGCGCGCATGAGCGTGCGGGCTGCGCACAAAGGCGACATGCAGCATGCGCGGCAGCACGATGTCGTCGACATAACGGCCGCGCCCTTCCACCAGGCGGCGGGCATTGGGCCGGGGAACCGTACGGCCGATATAGCTGTTGGGCCGGTCGGGATTGCCGAAATTGATGGTCATGCCGAGACCTCCTCGCCCCGCGCGCGGGCCCCCGCGACGGTCTCGATGGCATCGACCACCGCTTCGTAGCCGGTGCAGCGGCAGTAATTGCCGGAAATGTGCTCGCGGATCGCCTCGCGGCTCGGCTGCCCGTCCTGCGCAAGGATGTCGGCGGCGGCGAACAGCATGCCCGGCGTGCAGAAGCCGCATTGCAGGGCATTGCGCTCCACGAAGGCGGCCTGCAGGTCGGCAAGCGCGCCGGTCTCGGTCAGGCCCTCGACGGTCCAGACCTCGGCGCCGTCGAGCTGGGCGGCCAGCATCAGGCAGCCGCGCACGATCTCGCCGTCGACCTGCAGCGTGCAGGCGCCGCACACCCCGTGCTCGCAGCCCGCATGGGCGCCGGTGAGGCCGAGATCGAGGCGGAGGAAGTCGACGAGATGGCGGGAAACATCGACACGGGCATCGACCGGCTCGCCGTTGACGGTGAGCGAGATGTCGACGCGGGTGGGAAAGCTCTGCGCGGTATCGGACATGTCGGACCTTCAGGAACGTGTCGCGGCAAGGGCGCGGCGCAGCAGCACCCGCGCCAGATGAAGACGGACGGCAGCCGGAGCATGGACGTCGTCGAGCGGCTGCAGGTCGCCCTCAAGCAGCTCGGCCGCATCGTCCGGCGAGGCGCCGCGGTCGATGGCGGCCATCGCGCCGGTGGCGAGGATCGGCGTCGGCCCGACGCCGAAGAAGGCCGCGCGGACACCGGACGGACGGTCGACCAGCACGATGCCGGCCAGCGCGTAGTCGCCGGAGCGGCGCGCCAGCTCCATGGTGGTCTGGCGCTCGCCGGCCACCGCCACCGGCACCTCGACGGCGACGATCATCTCGTCCTCGGCAAGGTCCGTGGTGAACAGGTCGATGAAGAAGTCGCCGGCCCGCACGCGGCGCTCGCCGGCCGGCCCGCGCAGCACGATCACAGCATCCAGCGCCAGCATGCAGGCGGGCAGCTCGGCAGCCGGGTCCGCATAGGCGAGCGAGCCGCCGATGGTGCCGCGGTTGCGGATCGCCGCATGGGCAATGAGCGGCGCTGCCTGCGCAATCGCCGGCACATGGCGGGCGACGAGATCGGAGGCGGCAAGCTCCCGGTGGCGGGTCAGCGCGCCGATGCGCAGTTGCTCGCCGACGAGCTCGATGCCCGACAGCTCGGCAACGCCGTTGATGTCGATGAGGGCGGTTTCGCCGGCCAGTCGCAGGTTGAGCGATGCAATGAGGCTCTGCCCGCCGGCAAGGATGCGCGCCTCGCCCCGCGACTGCTCCAGCAGGGAAATGGCGTGCGCAAGATCGTTCGCCCGGATGTATCCGGCCGCTGCGGCTTTCATCTCGATGTCCTCCCCCGTGCCGCCGGATGGCCCGACCTCTCCCCCCGGAAAGGTTCGCCCCAGAAGGGTTGCCCCAAAAGGCTTGCTGGGCCGGCGGCACGCTCTTATTGATCAAATGATCTATTGCGCCCGGAGAAAAAGCAAGAGAAAACTTGACGGAGCGGTTTCAGCCCTGAACAAGAGGGCTTTCCAGAAATTCTGCCCCGATGAGCGCAGCGCGATGACCAAGGCTTCCCCTTCCGCAGGCGACCGCAAGCGCCTGTCCCCCGAAGAGCGACGGGCGATGATCGTGGCCGGCGCGACGGCCTATTTCTCGGAAGTCGGGCTGGAGGGGAACACGCGCGAGCTGTCGAAGCGGCTCGGCGTCACGCAGTCGCTGATCTTCAATTATTTCAGCACCAAGACCGACCTGCTGGAGGCGGTCTACCGGGCGGTCTATCTCGACC belongs to Stappia indica and includes:
- a CDS encoding MFS transporter; protein product: MRALDRLVASSYGLNIADQIALVAVPIVAATAFGAGASTIGLLVACQSMAHLVGSLPFGVLVDRIQPRSAVLASAVLSLAGFAAAALAIAAGAILPFAGAIALAGLGIVLYGLASLSILPRIVTQAELAGANAAISLPRSVASLAVPLALGLMLGVTGAAAVFWAAAACALSALVLTVRLPIFALRPAQREALIQQLAKGAGFVLRHPMLLPITLCAVFWNFAFSMLVVLAVPVITQAHGGEATLFASAMAAFGLASVAGTFVAGRVAGSLAPRIVLMFGPGSSALAALMLLMLPESNPGPLLMAAFFVLGFGPSMWLVTQNTVRQLVTPAQMLGRVNAVIQTAIYGTRPLGALAGGAIGTAAGPQAGLIVVAVLFALSFAVVLASRLTTVADYGALAIAEESA
- a CDS encoding Fic family protein, producing MIEPTWLTLQDIDVIVRAIEAEFPGHFIELYPHKIGDLEAGLYRARNKWAFEGQNDLMVLAAEHAFGIGKAHAFGDGNKRVCFLAASLFLQHNGVDLSEPGPRFFAQPIKDLMANLITVDQLAGLFEQHAELIDWD
- a CDS encoding LysR family transcriptional regulator — its product is MKDNRLLEMRVFRAVVEAGGFRHAADMLRVSQPFVSQSVSGLEKRLGVKLLHRSTRGHRLTDEGQTYFEACVRAIDTVEAAEGEVSSATRAAAGELRVSAPIAFGTDQIVPRIPDFLKRHPGLTLALSLTDRFANLIEENIDVAVRMGRLEDSSLMSRKLCDLQRVVVAAPAYLVAHGPIAHPRDLARANCLMWEGRRGHLNRWPFLVDGVVETVAVEGDFRSANGFSLAQICLAGHGVMRMAEHLANPAIARGDLVPLLSEYQVRDDTAFHAVYLPERQLLPRTRLFIDYLVETFRVPPWSAP
- a CDS encoding class II aldolase/adducin family protein, encoding MLDLKGRVSIYQPEQEGLIFPYEPSFESVEDERRHRKERLVGACRAFARQGFDYGFAGHLTVRDPERPELYWTNPMAIHFDKVKMSNLILVDHEGNVIEGTHAVNRAGFVLHANVHEAHPDIIAMCHAHTVYGTAYAALGRPIEPITQDACAFFEDHVIIGDEAGAVAVENHAGSNVATAFKGVKAAIHQNHGLLTASRHSIEAAAFWFIALERCCQQQLAIAAAGIPPIYIREDRARYSREHVGSEYIGWLHFQTIWDQLVQDCPDMFD
- a CDS encoding TRAP transporter large permease; amino-acid sequence: MTALTIGVLLIAALIFLVLLGMQIAVALFAVAFAGVWIIRDNFELAMRLLSITAYNGIADYLFATIPLFVLMGLLVSVSNVGRDTFEVAESLLRRIAGGLGVATVAANTVFAAVTGVSIASAAVFTRVAVPEMRRHGYRAGFSAGTVAGSSVLGMLIPPSLLLIIYGVLAEVSIGRMFVAGVIPGLMLALGFVAVIMLLARFRPGFVFTDPSAAARMATREREMGGGEIAVKLLPILLLVVLVLGGLYSGFFTPTEAGGVGAFGALVIALARRKLDRHRIWEVLKQTGTVSVGILILLIAAGFYSRMLSVAGIPNAIGDVVRMSGFGPYGFLMLYVVLLLLLGMILDSSSILLIMVPIAAPIAQSMGFDLIHFGIVTVIAVEIGLLTPPFGISVFTVHNTLADPSVGVEQIFLGTVPFMAVMLGSLALIALFPFLTLALT
- a CDS encoding TRAP transporter small permease subunit, yielding MAEEIDLEAGEASAPPASGGLLGLAANALAAIGTIWIFAMMLAIVADVVGRNLLNAPITGVAEVCARSVVAIVFLQVSSAILSGRMTRADFFVRGLERATPRLMALVDALFSLVGAAVFLAILYSAWPDTVGAWRGSEYFGVQGVFTIPTLPFRAIIVIGSGFAVAAYLAVAVSHLSAYRKARP
- a CDS encoding C4-dicarboxylate TRAP transporter substrate-binding protein gives rise to the protein MKFQHLIVAAALAGTVFAVPASAQQTITVNIGSSHPEANIWAWAMKNGFQPEVDRLLAEKGEYKVNWVESYGGTLYKFTDTREAVRDGIVDVGMVGTVWEGATMPLQNVTYFTPFATGDHELLIEIFDKLTDELPELRDSWAEQNMVHLSSLITDSYDIYATFEVNSLADLQNRKLNAPGTSANWLRDTGATPVDGALTTYYTNIQTGVTEGTLSFASGILPTRVYEVAPKLTRVGIGSMYFGGIAVNKTFFDGLPEDVQAAFRAAGKETSKRHGAYVTEKATTAITEMQAAGLEIRELPEEEKRKWVNNLPNIVEPWLATGGEPAKTVLKAYFAALRERGIEPLRAWDEGL
- a CDS encoding xanthine dehydrogenase family protein molybdopterin-binding subunit, whose product is MTINFGNPDRPNSYIGRTVPRPNARRLVEGRGRYVDDIVLPRMLHVAFVRSPHAHARILSVDTQEARAVRGVRRIFTGTELAEHCTPWVAVLAHLKGLKSAPQHALAVDRVTWTGEAVVAVVADSRAAAEDGAALVEVEYDPLPVVTDIRTALDAETPLIHPDLGDNLTFRRLHEQGEVDTVFAEAHTVVEASFKTGRHTGVCLEPRSILADYNPAEGQMTVHHSTQAPHMMQSIIARHLDLPEGKVRVICGDVGGSYGIKVHVYPDEMATAAIAKAMGRPVKFIADRIESFATDIHARDHEIDARIAVDGEGRILAIDVDDWTGIGPYSVYPRTSAIEGNQVVNLCGGPYDFAAYRARTTVVLQNKTPTCQYRAVGHPIAAAITEGLVDFAAEALGMDPVEIRRRNLIADDAYPYTSPANMRFEGLSHHASLAKLLELMDYEGLRAEQAALREKGIYRGIGIASFIELTNPSPFMYGIGGARISAQDGCTVRMDPDGSVVAMSGVTEQGQGTEAMLAQVVAEAVGVPVGRVKVITGDTQTTPYGGGTWASRGAGIGGEAALQAGLALKESILTVAASMLQASADGLDIVDGAVADKATGEARMPLEELGRIVYFRGDTLPKGLPRELVQTRHFITSDYPFAFTNGVQASYLEVDTETGFVKLLKHWCVEDCGRVINPQLVDEQIRGGIVQGIGGALYEECHYDEDGQLLNANMADYLVPMAAEMPDMVIGHVETPTKESVLGAKGAGEAGTAGAPAAVMNAINDALRPLGGRVTEMPFTPARILAALGVV
- a CDS encoding (2Fe-2S)-binding protein, coding for MSDTAQSFPTRVDISLTVNGEPVDARVDVSRHLVDFLRLDLGLTGAHAGCEHGVCGACTLQVDGEIVRGCLMLAAQLDGAEVWTVEGLTETGALADLQAAFVERNALQCGFCTPGMLFAAADILAQDGQPSREAIREHISGNYCRCTGYEAVVDAIETVAGARARGEEVSA
- a CDS encoding FAD binding domain-containing protein — translated: MKAAAAGYIRANDLAHAISLLEQSRGEARILAGGQSLIASLNLRLAGETALIDINGVAELSGIELVGEQLRIGALTRHRELAASDLVARHVPAIAQAAPLIAHAAIRNRGTIGGSLAYADPAAELPACMLALDAVIVLRGPAGERRVRAGDFFIDLFTTDLAEDEMIVAVEVPVAVAGERQTTMELARRSGDYALAGIVLVDRPSGVRAAFFGVGPTPILATGAMAAIDRGASPDDAAELLEGDLQPLDDVHAPAAVRLHLARVLLRRALAATRS